CCGCCGACGTAGACGACGCCGTCGCGAACTGCCGGGGTCGTCCCGATCGAAACGTCGGTGTCGACGGTCCACACCTCGCCGCCTTCCACGGCGTCGATCGCGTATATCGTCCCGTCACGGCTCCCGAAATACACGATCCCGGCGGCCACGACCGGCGACCCGCGCACCGAGTCACCGGTCTCGAACGCCCACACCTCGTCGCCCGTCGAGGCGTCGAGCGCGTACAGATTGTCGTCGCGGCTGCCGACGTAGACGGTCCCGTCGGCCACCGTCGGCGACGATCGGACGGCCAGCCCGGTCGAATAGGACCACCGTTCGTCGCCGCCGTCGGCGTCGATCGCGTAGACGGTGCCGTCGTTGCAGCCGACGAACACCGTCCCGTCGGCCACCGTCGGCGAGGACCCGTTCTTCGTTCCGGTTTCGAACGACCACGCTCCCTCGCCGTCCTCGGCGTCGAGCGCGTAGATGAGTCCGTCGTTACTCGGAACGTAAACGGTGCCGTCGGCGACTGCCGGTGCGGCTTCGATCACGTCACCGGTGTCGAACGTCCACACAGTGCCGTCGTCCGTCGTCTGCGCGACGGCGGCGGGGCTCGCCGTCACCGAGCCACTACCGGCGGCGAGCAGTCCACCGCCCGTAAGTCCAGCGAGAAATCGTCGTCGATCGCATTCGGTCATCGTTCTAGTACGGCACCAGTTAGTAGAAAAACATATCGTTGGTCGTGAACGTTACTCGATTCGCCCGCACGCTTCGATCGGGTGAACGGGGCCGCCGAACCAGGGCGGGACCCACGAACGTCGGTACCCGCGGCGAACGACGACGGGCACGGATTCCTGCGGGAAAGGCACGGCACTCGCAGCGATCGGCAGGGGCCAGGCATCCGCTCAGGTCGAACCGGACGAACCGGGGAATCGGTGATACTCCATCCCCTGGTGTTTCATCTCGTTGTGCTTCTCTTCGAGGAACGAGTACACCGCGCCGTGTGGCGCACCGTCCAGCAGCATCTCGGCGGCGCTGCGGACGGCGTCGACCTGCGGCGGCGTGCCGATGATCCCGAGCGTCGAGCCGTAGATGACGACCGAGGCCCCGGAGAGCTCTTCCATGAGTTCGCGAGTACGGCCACCTTCCCCGATGAGTCGGCCCTTCTGGCGCTTCATGTCGTTCTTGTTGCGCGAGGCAGCGTCGATGTCGACGACGTCGAACAGCATCATGTCGTCCTCGAGCAGCCGGAGCGCCTCCTCGGGTGCGAAGCCGCGTCCGATCGCACGGACGATCTCGGGGCCCTTGAGGGCGCGAACCGGATCACCGACGGTTTCGACGGCGACGGAGCCGTTCTCCGAGTCGATGTCGAGGCGGACTTCGGCTGCCGACTCGATTTCGCGCATCGTCTCGCCGCCCTCGCCGATGAGAACGCCGATGCGGTCCTGCGGAATCTTCACGTGCTGCATACACTGCAGTATTATCTCACCGAGGTTAAGGGCTTGGTCCGCGAGCAACGGGTGCGGGTGGCTCGCACGTCCGGGCGAGGAGTCCCCGGACCGGTGACGGCCCGACCTGACCCGCGTGTGGGCAGTCACCGGGTTAGGCGCTTACAAGGGCCACCGGATCACCCGACGGACGGCCAGCCCACCGCAGTCACCGAAACTGTCCCACACCGCTCACACGACGGCATTGCGATCGGGTGTGTACTGACGTTCAGTTGCTCCGCTCGTCGACCAGCGATCGGAACCGCACCGACTCCGAGAGCGTGTCGATGACTGCGACCGTCCGATCGTCCTCGGAACCCGGCAAGACGTGTGCGCCGGGATTGAGCACCGTCGTTCGCCCTTCTTCGAAGAGTTCGCGCTCGTGGTGGTGGCCGAAACAGACGAAATCGTACGTCTCGCCGGCAGCGATCGCGTCGACCTCCTCGCGGTGCTCGCCGTGCAGGACGGCAACGGAGAGGCCGTCGAACTCGAGGCTCGCGAACCGGCCGTGGAGTTCGCTCTCGCCGCCCAGCCCGTCGAACGCGGCCTGCAGGTTGGCGACGTCGCCGTCGTTGTTCCCGAGCACGCCGTGGAGTTCGAACTGGCCGAAGTACGGGATCATCAGCGGCGCGACGAAGTCGCCACAGTGGATGACGATCTCGACGCCCTCCGCAGCGAAGACGTCGGCGGCTCGCTCGATCGCCTCGACGTTGTCGTGCGTGTCGGAGATGACACCGATGTTCATACAGGTGTGCGCGAGGGGGATCGTAAAGAGTATTGGGCCGATCGGTCGGCCCGCTCAGCCGGCGTAGGAACTCTCGCCGACGACCTCGCGGAACTCGCCGCGACCCGTCGCGTCGGTCTCGTCGAACGACGTCACCGCGACCCGGACCCGCCTGCCGACGTCGTCGGGGTCGACGCCCTCGACGTAGAGTCGCGTATCGCCGACGTTCGCGATCCCGACGCCGTCGCCATCGTACTCGCTGACGAAGATGTTTACCTCGCTCCCGGGCACCAGGGAGGGTGTTGTCGATCGGAACGACCATCCGCGGAAGTACTTCCCGAGCAGGCTCATACCCGGGCCACCTCTTCGGATTCGCGATCGATGAGGTACTCGCGGCCGAAACCGGTGAGCGCCGCGAAGACGAACACCGCCACCAGCAGCCAGCCGTGGAAGACGAACGGAACGACGTCGACCGGATTGACCACCAGCGAGGCGTCGAACCAGTCGTACGTCTCCGGCAGGTTCTGCATCTCGGAGAAGCCCACCAGCACCCCGCCGGACCACGGGAAGATGTAGCCGAGCGCGGCCGTCTGGGCGTCCAGAATGTTCGCGCGCCGGTAGCCGTTGATGTTGAACCGCTCGCCGACCTTCGAGATGTAGGGCCCGATCGCTACCTCGGCGGCGGTGTTGATCGTGATCGTCGCGTTGATCAGCGCCGTCGAGCCGACCATCGTGAGTTCGGCGTTGCGGACGTTCGTCGCGAGGTTGTCGAGCGACCAGTCGAGCACCGCCTGGAACGCCCCGCCGCGGATCATGATCTGGGCGGCCCCGATGATGAACAACACGAGGATGGACAGCGTGAAGAAACCGGCGGCGCCCTCGACCAGGCTTCCGGTCACCGTCGGATCCTCGGAAACGATTTCGACGATCGGCAGCCCACCGAGCAGGTCCGCCGCGGGGGCGTCCGCGGGCGCCTCGAAGCGGACGATGGCGCTTGCGGGCGCGAGTCCGAGGACGAGGTTCGCCACGACGGCGACGACGATTCCCCACGAGATCGCCTCGACGATGTGCCGTCCGGCGACCGCCGTCACGATGACGACCCCCATCGAGAGCAGGTGAACGAGTCCGAGCGGATCGCTTTCCGCGACGAAGAGCTGCCTGGCTTCGGCACCGTTCGTGATCTCCGCGCCGGGAAGGACCGAGCTAGCGACGACGTAGCCGAGGAACGCGAGCAACGCAGCGATGATCGCGTACTTGAACCGGGAGGCGACGACGCCCCCGATGTCCGAGTCCTGCGTGACGGCGCTGACGATCGTCGTGTCGCTGACGGGCGCGAGGTTGTCGCCGAAGATCGCGCCCGAGAGGATCGCGCCGAACAGCAACACGGGATTGGCTCCCAGGAGCACGCCAGCCGGGAAGAACAGGGCGACGAAGGCGATCGTCGTCCCGTAGCCCGTCCCGATGCCGGTCGCCAGCAGTGCCGCCAGCACGAACGTGATCGCCGGGAACAGCGCCGCGCCGACGCCGGTGAGGTCGGCCAGCCAGACCAGTCCCTCGACGAAGCCGCCGGTCTGCATCGTCTGGGCGAACATCCCCGCCCAGACCCAGGCGACGATTGCCGTCACAGCGACTGGCTGGGTCATCCCCTCGAAAATCGTGTTCGCGTACCCCTTCCAGGACCCCTTCGCGAAGAACATCCCGAGGATGAGCCCCAGGAGGATCCCGAGAACGAGACCCTCTTCGCTCGAGATGCGCAACAGCGCCGTCTGGATGATCGCCCAGACGACGAAGAACACGATCGGGAACGCGCTCATCCCGCGACCGCCGTAGAACAGGAGTTCAGTCTCGTCCGGTTCGGTGTCGAACTCGTCTGTCGGAGCCGTGCTATTTGTACCCATACGACCTGCCTCGTTCGCAACCGTCACCGACGTCGTATTTCAAGCTAATCTCGAAAATCGCTCCGTAACAGTCCACCGCTGGTGCTAATAGAAGATTAGCCGTCGCTCCCCGACTGTAAGCGCCGGTTTCGATCGCTCAATTCCGCGACAGATACCGGAATGCCGGCTCGATCGAGCGCTCGTCGTCGCTCCCCGTCGGTGAGCCGATAGGGCTCGAGTTCGGTCTCGAGAGAATCCAGTGCCGTGCGCCGCCGCTGGTGGGCGGCGAGGAAGGCCGTAATCCGATCGATCGTCAGTTCCTTCATCTCGCCACTGAGAAGCTCCCCCGCGCGGTAGTCGGCCGCGATGCGTGCGAGACGCTCGTCGTCGGGTTCGAAGAAGAATCGCAGGTACTGGAAGGGAACGTCGACGGTCGGATCGCCGCCGTGCTCGCGGTGCGCCGCGACCGTCGCCCGGCCACCCGTGTACGCGTGGGTACGGATCGTCTTTGCGACGGTCTCGGAATCGGCCGTGAGTTCGATCGACGGCGCGTCGCCGGAAGAACTCATCTTCCCCGGCCCGTCGAGGCTGGGGAGAAATCGGCCGAGGAGGGCTCCGGGCTTCCGGACGGGAAGCGCCTCCTTCGCGGCGACGTCACGACAGACCCGGACGTGCGGGTCCTGATCGACGGCGATCGGGACAAGCGTTGACTGGCGGCCGTCGACGAGTTGCGGCAACAGGAGGTGCGTCGCCTGTACAGCCGGGTAGAACTGCAGGCCCACGGTGTCCTGCTCCCCGTAGACGGCCTCGACGGTCGCCGGCGTGAGGAACCTGGCGAGTCGAACCGCGATCGGGTAGATCACGTCTGCATCGGCCGTGTCAATCACGATCCGCGTCCGTTCGGGGTCGAAGCCGACGGCGAGGATGTCTCGCAGGTTCTCGCGTGTGTGTTCGCCGATCGACTCGAAGGACTGGTCTTTCGCGAGGTACTTCTCGTCGTCCGAAAGCGGAACGTAGACCGTCGCACCCGTCTCCTGCTGGAACCGCTTCGCGAGATACAGCGGCAGGACGTGCCCGAGGTGCATCGGTCCCGACGGTCCGCGCCCGGTGACGATCGCGTGGGATGCGCCCGACTCGGGGGCCTCGAGGTAGCGATCGACGTCCCGGCCGGCGTAGAAGATCCGCCGGCGGAGCATCGGATGGGGCGGGAAGCAATCGATCTGCTCGTCCGTCAGGGGATCGGCACCGAACCGATCGAGTAGCTTGTCGTAGTCGATTTGGCCGTCGACGGCGTAGGGCGTGACGGTGAACCCTCCGTCGCCGGAATCGGCGTCGGAAGTCGTCTCTGGCGTGGCTGTGCTATCGGTCATGTCGGTCGGCTCTCTCATTCGTGTCGATGGGGCGACTGCAGCGGCTAGCACGCGGTACGAGCGCGAAAACGAGCGGAGGGAGCGATCGCCGCCGCGAGCGTCGGGTTAGGCCGCGTCGCCCGTCGCAGCGACACTGTCCGCTCTCGAGGGACCCTGCCAGCGCCAGCGCCACTCGAGAGCGGGCGTCATCGATTAGCTGTCGGTTCGGATCGATAAAAAACGTTCTGCCCGCTCGAGTCGCGCGGTCGCCTACGTCCCGTCGGTTCGATCGTCGAGAAACGCCCGCGTGAGCGCGCCGATTTCGGAGCGAACGCCGCTCATCTCGACGCTGGTCTCGCCGTGGTGGAGCCGTCCGTGAGTCTCTCGAAGGACGTTCTCGAGGACGCGATCGTAGAGCGTCTCGAACGTTACGGGCCGGCTCTCGTCCTCGAGTTCCGCTGCGAGTTTCTCAAGCCGATCACGGGTCGCGTACCTCGCTGCCAGTTCCTCGGCCGATGCGTCGATCGGCGTCGGCTCCTCGTCCCCGACATCGGGGTGGAGGAGTTTCGCGCGCTGGCCCCGTTTGTTTCGGATCACGACGCCTTCGGCGGGGCCGTGGTACCACGCCGACTGCGGGATCGCGAACGAGTCGGGGTCGAAGTCCCGCGCGCGGCGTTCGCGTTCAAAAACGTTCACCGACTCGAGGCCGATCCCGTCGAAAATCGCGTCGACGGCGTCTGGCGGGCGGAACGCCTCCGCGTCGGCCGACCAGACGTCGAAGCCGAGAAACGACGGGATGCGATCCCACTCGTAGGCGATCGTCTGGTAGTGAGTCGCCGCCCCGAAGAAGACGACGTCCTCGACGTCGTCGACGGCGTTCCGGAGCGCCTCGCGGTCGAGGTTTTCTCGAACGTGGCGGACGGCGTGCTGGTACGGCTCGGGCACGTCGTCGTCGTAGACGCGGGTTCGATCGCCGAACCGGACGAGTCCCGACTCCTGAAGTTGGAAGCGGAGGTGTGCCCCGTCGATCTTCTCGAGGAGCCACAGATGCCCTTCGAAGAGGTCGTCCGGAGCAGCGTCGACCGGCGGAATGTCGGGATACTCCTTCATCGTCACTCGCGCGACGGATCCGGCTCGGGACTCGTCACGAACTCGAGTAGTTCGTCGGCGTCGGTGTCGAGCCCCTGCCGCGAGAAGAAACTCGCGACGTTCCGGCAGTCGCGTTCGAGAAAGCCCCGGCTGTTGGGGTGGTGGACGGTGACGGCCTGTCCGAGATCGATGACCACGAGTTGTCCCTCGTCGAAGACGACGTTGTACTCGCTCAGGTCGCCGTGGATCAGCCCCGCCGCGTAGAGCCGGCGCATGTACTCCCGCATGACCTCGTAGGCCGTTTCGGGGTTCTCGATGTGGACCTCGCCGAGTCGCTTCGCGCGGCCCTCCTCGTTCCCGATGTACTCCATGACCAGGACGTTGCGCTCCGAGGCGATCGGTTCGGGAACCCGAACTCCGGCCTGTCTGGCCCGCTCTAAGTTCGCCAGTTCCTTCTTGGTCCAGGCGAGGACGACGTCTTTCTTCTTGCCGCCCAGGCCCTCGAAGCGCGGGTCGCCCTCGAGGTAGTCGCGCATCTGCCGGAAGTTCGAGGCGTTGATCCGGTACACCTTGACCGCTACCTCGCGGTCGTCGCCCAGCGCGTGGTAGACGTTGGCTTCTTTGCCCGTCGAGAGGGGACCGCCGAAGGCCTCGACGTAGCCGTCCTGGACCAGCTTGTACAGCGCCGCGAACGTCGCGTCGTCGAACACCGACTGCTCGACCTTGAACTGGTCGGCGTCCTTGATCCGTTCCTCGAACTGTTCGAACTCCCGATCGCGCTTGCGGGCGATCCGATCGGCCTCGGTGTCCGAGACGTCGATCTCCTCCCACTCGTCGCCCGGCGTTTCGGCCTCGTCGAGATCGACCAGTCCGTACTCCGTTCCCCGTTCCATCTACAACGACGTAGGGTCTCCGGCGGGTAAAGTACTGGGTCTCGATTACCCTGCCACGTTCGTTCGGCGATCGCTTTCGAGACCCATCACCGAACGAGTGAGCGACGAATCGGGTTCGATCGCTGCGACACCCGCATAGATTTATCTACGTGTTCGTGGTCGAGGAATATCATGAGTGATGCTAGCACTAGTAGCGACGTCGAACCGGACCACGATCACGACCACCACCACGAAGGGCCCGGCTACTCGACGCCCCAGGCCGCCATCGAGGAGAGCGATCGGGAGCAACTGGCGTACGTGATGAGCCTCTACGTCGGCACCGACGTCGACGAACCGGACTTCGTGGCAGTGGTCGACCTCGATCCCGACTCGGAGACCTACGGCGAGATCGTCGATCGCATCGAGATGCCGAACCGGGGCGACGAACTCCACCACTTCGGGTGGAACGCCTGTTCCTCGTCGTGTCACGTCGAGGGGCTGGAGCGGCGGCACTTGATCGTTCCCGGCCAGCGCTCCTCGCGGCTCCACGTGATCGACACGAAAGACCGACGAAATCCGGAACTGGTCGAGGTGATCGAACCCGAGGAGGTCTTCGAGTACGACCTCTCGGCACCGCACACGGTCCACTGCGTTCCGGACGGAAAGATCATCATCAGCATGCTCGGGGACGCCGACGGCGACCTTCCCGGCGGGTTCCTCGAGTTGAACGACGACTTCGAAATCGAGGGTCGGTGGGAGCCGCCGGGCGAAATCGAGATGAACTACGACTACTGGTACCAGCCCCGCCAGAACGTGATGGTCTCGAGCGAGTGGGCCGCGCCGAAGACCTACTATCCGGGGTTCGACCTCGAGGACGTCGAGGCGGGCAAGTACGGCCAGAAGCTCCACTTCTGGGACTGGGAGAACGGCACCGTGGAACAGACGATCGACCTCGGCGAGGAGGGACTGATCCCGCTCGAGGTGCGGTTCCTCCACACCCCCGAGTCGACCCACGGGTTCGTCGGGGCCGCCCTGTCGTCGAATATCTTCCACTTCTGGAGAGACGAAGCAGCCGGCGAGTACCGCGCGGAGAAGGTGATCGACTTCGAGAGCCGCGAACATCCCGACTGGGACATGCCCGTCCCGGCGCTCCCGACGGACATCCTCATCTCGATGGACGATCGGTACCTGTTCGGCTCGAACTGGCTTCACGGCGAGGTCTGGATGTACGACGTCTCGGACCCCGCGAACCCGCGGCGGGCCGACTCGCTCTCGGTCGGCGGCACCTTCGGCGAGGTCCAGGAGGTCCAGGGCCGCGAACTGGCCGCCGGCCCGCAGATGATCCAGCTCTCGCTCGACGGCGAGCGGCTCTACTGGACCACCTCGCTGTTCTCCTCGTGGGACGACCAGTTCTACCCCGAGGAAGCCGAGCGGGGATCGGTCATGCTGAAAGCCGACGTCGATCCGCGGAACGGGACCCTCGAACTCGACGAGGACTTCCTCGTCGACTGGGGCGAGTGCCCTGCGGGACCGGCCCGCGCCCACGAGATCCGGTGGCCCGACGGCGACTGTACGAGCGACGTCTGGCAGTGATCGGCCGCGAAACCGGTACTCGGCCGAGCACATGACGAGCCACGACGTGACCCTCGAGTGGCCTGACGGCCGGACGCGGACGATCGCGGTTCGCGAGGACGAGTCGGTTCTCGAGGGGGGCGAGCGCGACGGCGTCGGACTGCCGTTCGGCTGTCGGACGGGTGCCTGCGGGACCTGCGTGGGACGGCTGCTCGCGATCGACGGGACGGGAGGAGGCGGCGACGCAGCCGATCGGGAACCGATCGGCGATGCGGGTGACACAGAACCGATCGACGTCGCGGACGCGTTCGCGTACCGGCGCGAGCCGCGGGCGCTGAAACCCCGACACCGCACCGGCGGGTACGTGCTCCTGTGCATCGCTACCCCGCGAGCAGACTGTCGGGTCGCCGTCGGCTCGCAGGTACAGTCCGAACTGGTCGACAACCCCTGGAAGTAGCAGCGGAAGCGTGTGGAGCGGGCGGCGATCGGTCCGGGTACGCGCACGCCGGCGTTTCGTTCGCCCGAATCCGACGGCGCGACGCCGCTCGCGGTACCGACGGCCGACGCGTGCAATCTTTTCTCGCTGTCCGTCCTAGAGACTGGCTGTGAAGAACCCGTACAGACGACGGCGGACGAGGACCGAACGATGACGTCCCACGACGTGACGCTCGAGTGGCCGGACGGTCAGCGCGATATCGTGACGGTCGATCGTCGGGAGACGGTACTCGAGGCGGCCCTGCGGGAGGGAGTTCGGTTGCCGTACGACTGCCGGAAGGGGACCTGCACGGCCTGCGTGGGCCGGCTGCTCGCCGTCGACGGCGACGGTTCCGACGCCGGGGCGTCCGGCGAGAGCCGATCGATCGACGCCGCGGCGGCGTTCGACTACCGTCGCCCGCCCGAGGCGCTGACGGAGCGAGAGCGGGCGGAGGGCTACGCCCTGCTGTGTATCGCCACGGCGCGGGCCGACTGTCGCGTGGCGGTCGGTCCGCGGGTTCGCGCCGAAATCGGCGACAGCCCGTGGGGGTAGCGCTCCCCGCGTCGTCCGAACGCCGGGCCTCCGAACCGGGTTCACGAGACCTCCCCGTTGGGCGCCGTTTCAGCGGCCGAGACGGCTGCACTTCGGCGGTCGGACGACTGCAGTAACGTTAACGGGGCAGCAGCGTAACCCTCGGACAACGAATGTCTCTCGCCGACGAGAACGCGGACGAAGCGAACCCGTATCTCCGCGATCCGCCGACCGACTTCGAACCGATCGAGGACCTCACCGAGGAGCAGGCCCGCGAGCAGGTCGAGCAACTCCGCGAGGCCATCCGCGAACACGATCGCCGGTACTACGTCGAGAACGACCCGATAATCGCCGATCGGACGTACGACGCGCTCTTCGGCCGCTTGCAGGAACTCGAGGACGAATTCGACCTCGCGCATCCGGACAGCCCGACCAGAAGCGTCGGCGGCGAGCCGATCGAGGAGTTCGAGACCGTCGAACACGTCGCGCCGATGCTGTCGATCGATGCGAGCGGCGCGGTCGAAGACGTCCGGGAGTTCGACGACCGCGTCCGGCGCGAGTTGCGCGAAAGCGGGAGCGCGCGTGCCGACGAGCGCGCGGGCGACGTCGACTACGACTACGTCTGCGAGCCCAAGTTCGACGGCGTCTCGATGGAGTTCGTCTACGAGGACGGGAGCCTCCAGCGCGCCGTCACGCGCGGAGACGGTCGCGAGGGCGACGACGTGACACACAACGCGCGGACGATCGGCTCCGTTCCCCAGCGGCTCCACGGCGACTACCCCGACTTCCTCGCCGTTCGCGGGGAGGTCTACATGCCGAAAGACGCGTTCCAGGACTACAACCGCGAGCGGATCGAACGCGGCGAGGAGCCATTCGCGAACCCGCGCAACGCTACGGCGGGGACGATCCGCCAGCTCGATCCCTCGATCGTCGCCGAGCGGCCGCTCGACGTCTTCTTCTTCGACGTGCTCGACGCGAGCGACCTCCAGGACAGCCACCGCGCGGAACTCGACCGTTTCCCCGACTGGGGACTGCGGGTGAACGATCGCGTCGAGATCGTAGCCGACGTCGAGGGAGCCATCGACTACCGCGATCGGCTGCTCGAGGAGCGCGACGACCTCCCCTACGAGATCGACGGCGTCGTGATCAAGGTCGACGACCGCGAGGCGCGCGAGGAACTCGGGCGGACGGCTCGCCACGATCGCTGGGCCTACGCGTACAAGTTCCCCGCCCGATCGGAGGTGACGACGATCGCCGACGTGGCGGTCCAGATCGGCCGGACGGGACGGGTGACGCCGGTCGCGTTGCTCGACCCGGTCGACGTCGGCGGCGTCACCGTCTCGCGGGCGAGCCTCCACAACCCCGAGGAAATCGCCGCGAAGAACGTCGGCGTCGGCGATACCGTCCGGGTCCAGCGCGCGGGCGACGTGATCCCCTACGTCGAAGAGGTGGTCGAAAAGGGGAGCGACGGCCACTACGAACTCCCCGACCGCTGTCCCGTCTGTGACAGCCCGATCGAGCGCGACGGCCCGATGGCGTTTTGCACCGGCGGCCTCGCCTGCGACGCCCAGTTACGACGATCGATCGAGTACTACGCGAGCGACGACGGCCTCGACCTGGAGGGACTGGGCGAGAAGAGCGTCCGCCAGCTGGTCGACGCCGGC
The nucleotide sequence above comes from Halosolutus halophilus. Encoded proteins:
- the ligA gene encoding NAD-dependent DNA ligase LigA, whose translation is MSLADENADEANPYLRDPPTDFEPIEDLTEEQAREQVEQLREAIREHDRRYYVENDPIIADRTYDALFGRLQELEDEFDLAHPDSPTRSVGGEPIEEFETVEHVAPMLSIDASGAVEDVREFDDRVRRELRESGSARADERAGDVDYDYVCEPKFDGVSMEFVYEDGSLQRAVTRGDGREGDDVTHNARTIGSVPQRLHGDYPDFLAVRGEVYMPKDAFQDYNRERIERGEEPFANPRNATAGTIRQLDPSIVAERPLDVFFFDVLDASDLQDSHRAELDRFPDWGLRVNDRVEIVADVEGAIDYRDRLLEERDDLPYEIDGVVIKVDDREAREELGRTARHDRWAYAYKFPARSEVTTIADVAVQIGRTGRVTPVALLDPVDVGGVTVSRASLHNPEEIAAKNVGVGDTVRVQRAGDVIPYVEEVVEKGSDGHYELPDRCPVCDSPIERDGPMAFCTGGLACDAQLRRSIEYYASDDGLDLEGLGEKSVRQLVDAGLVESIADLYELDREALTALEGWGETSTENLLAEIEASREPPLPDFLSALGIPHVGPATARELAREFGTFEAFREAAETDPDRLEGVDEIGATVSRQIHDFFTSEANAEAVDALLEHVSPRETDIEAGGDELDGLTFVFTGSLEGVTRSEAQETVEAHGGNATGSVSGNTDYLVVGENPGATKREDAAANDVPIVDEDAFRELLAGRGIELE